A window from Primulina eburnea isolate SZY01 chromosome 2, ASM2296580v1, whole genome shotgun sequence encodes these proteins:
- the LOC140823517 gene encoding RING-H2 finger protein ATL46-like, producing the protein MEGLRVQKWSSGHARLKISWIQRRIYQKDGILTYPPSSSSLGVGSNFHDESSPPPSSSASKINPAVLFIIVILAVLFFIAGLLHLLVRFLAKNQSSSDSDRNLEASTSDTLERQLQQLFHLHDSGLDQAFIDALPVFSYKEIVGPKEPFDCAVCLCEFLEMDQLRLLPMCSHAFHIKCIDTWLMSNSTCPLCRGTLFDPDFSIENQAFELDDFREEDGYHGYRENAFPIIRKRVEIEEVAKEKGVFPVRLGKFKRIDNVDGDLGGETSSSKLDARRCYSMGSYQYLLGDVNLTVSLSQDRMVPNAKIGKRMDQTGNPSAEESTEGKKITIGTKKDSYSVSKIWLWSKTGKLGSSSATPLDHPSSLNKDLPWIRRTEAV; encoded by the coding sequence ATGGAGGGACTGCGAGTGCAGAAATGGTCTTCTGGGCATGCCCGTTTGAAAATTTCTTGGATTCAGCGTCGAATTTACCAAAAAGATGGGATTTTGACATATCcaccttcttcttcttcattggGTGTTGGCAGTAATTTCCATGATGAATCGAGCCCTCCTCCGTCTTCATCTGCCTCTAAAATTAACCCTGCTGTTCTATTTATCATTGTCATTTTGGCAGTTCTTTTTTTCATAGCTGGGCTTCTACACTTGCTTGTTAGATTTCTCGCCAAGAACCAATCATCCTCTGATTCTGATAGAAATTTAGAGGCTTCAACATCTGATACCCTTGAGAGACAGCTGCAACAGCTCTTTCATTTACATGACTCTGGTCTAGATCAAGCTTTTATTGATGCGCTGCCCGTGTTTTCGTATAAGGAGATCGTGGGTCCAAAGGAGCCGTTTGATTGTGCCGTTTGCCTGTGCGAATTCTTGGAGATGGACCAGTTAAGATTGCTTCCGATGTGTAGTCATGCCTTTCATATCAAATGCATTGATACTTGGCTGATGTCAAATTCGACGTGCCCTCTCTGCAGGGGAACCCTCTTCGATCCGGATTTCTCCATTGAAAACCAGGCGTTCGAATTAGATGATTTTAGGGAAGAAGATGGATATCATGGTTATAGAGAAAACGCGTTCCCTATCATCCGGAAGAGGGTGGAAATTGAGGAAGTTGCTAAAGAAAAGGGGGTTTTCCCGGTTCGGCTTGGTAAGTTTAAAAGAATTGACAATGTGGATGGGGACTTAGGAGGTGAAACAAGTAGTAGTAAATTGGATGCTAGAAGGTGTTACTCAATGGGTTCGTATCAATACCTGCTTGGTGATGTGAATCTTACGGTGTCGTTGAGCCAAGATCGAATGGTCCCTAACGCGAAGATCGGCAAACGGATGGATCAAACAGGTAATCCTTCAGCCGAGGAGAGTACAGAAGGGAAGAAAATAACTATAGGTACAAAGAAAGATAGCTATTCTGTTTCCAAGATTTGGTTGTGGTCAAAAACGGGGAAACTCGGAAGTTCATCTGCTACCCCTTTGGATCATCCATCTTCCCTAAACAAAGACTTACCATGGATTCGTAGAACAGAAGCCGTTTGA